AGGAGGCTGGGGCGTGTTGCTGCGAAAACACGGCCTTGCTGCAGATAATGTGATCGATGCTCGCTTAATTGACGTTAATGGCAAAATTCTTGATAGAGAATCCATGGGGGAGGATTTGTTTTGGGCCATTcgaggaggaggaggagccaGCTTCGGAGTTATTCTTGCATGGAAATTAAAGTTGGTTCAAGTTCCACCAACTGTGACCGTGTTCACGGTCTATAGAACCCTAGAACAAAATGCGACCGAGCTTGTCCATCGGTGGCAGAATGTGGCAAGCAAGCTTCATGAAGATGTGTTCTCTAGGGTTAGTGTAGGAGTAGTAAACTCCACTGGCAATGACAAGAAAAGGTCATTGAGGATTTCATTTAGTTTCTTGTACCTTGGAGGGGCCACAAAGCTCTTTCAATTGATGCAAGAGAGCTTCCCAGAATTGGGTTTGCTAAAAGAAGATTGCTTGGAAATGAGTTGGATCCAATCCACTCTATATGCTGTGGGATTTCCAATTGAAGGACCCTTTGAGGTTTTGCTCAACAGGACTCCCTACACCAGGGAGTTCTTCAAGTCAAAATCAGACTATGTGAGAGAACCCATCTCTGAAATTGAGCTAGAGGGGTTATGGGAAAAGTTTTACCACGCTGATGGAGTAGAGGTGCCTGAGATGTTCATGACTGCATTTGGAGGAAGGATGAGTGAAATTTCGGAATCCGAAATTCCTTTCCCTCACCGAGCCGGAAACATTTACCAAGTGCAGTACAAGGTGGGTTGGAAAGAAGAAGGGAGGGCAGCGTCTAGACGGCATGTAGAATGGATTAGAAGACTTTACAGCCACATGGCTCCCTTTGTGTCAAAGTTTCCAAGAGCTGCATATATGAACTACAGGGATCTTGACTTGGGCTCAAACGGTAAAGGCAGCGCCAGCTATGGAAGAGCAAGCGTTTGGGGTCTTAAATATTTCAAGAACAACTTCAACAGGTTAGTGCATGTGAAGAGTGTGGTTGATCCTGGTAATTTCTTCATGTTTGAACAGAGTATCCCTTCTCTCCCAGCTTGGAGGAAGAAAGGTGATTAGTTTCGAGGAAGAAAAGAATCAAGTAATTAATAATCTTAGTAATGCATTTGTACGATTTACTTCATCAACATTAATAAATTCTGCAttataaagaaagaaaagaatCGTCTTATAAAGATTTCTAGTAGTAAATTTGGTTCCTTTTAGAAACTGTATGGCAAATTTATTGGACACTTTGGGCGGATACCATTAAGTACCTTACATGGAGGAGAGTTCtcctatataatatatatatttttgtttcagCAGTTAAAAATAAATGAATCAGGCTTGTTCGGTGGAGCCTCTTAATGACATAATTCTCCTTTAGTCGAAATATGGGCATGTCTGTCCTATCGTGGCTTACTCAATAAGAGCATGGCTAACTCAATAAAGGCCTCATTTTGGATAGCTTGCATTCCTCTGCACCTGCTCATTCTCATCTCTATGCTTCTCAATTCATCTTTTTTTTACCTCGCTGACCTCAAATCTTGCAATTACTCATTCAAAGGAGGGTAAAATTTAATGGAAGGCTCCTATTCCTTGCAGATTAGTGAAACTTGGATACCATTTCGTTATGAAAAAGGTAGTAATCGTGCATACATGCACATTTATATGACAAAATATGGacataataattattacaaagGATCTTTCTAAGAGAGTTATCATCACCTGTTTTTTCAATTGCAAGTTTCACACTCATTTCAAACCGCCGTGtatattgaaaatatcttttGGAGGGTTCTGGCATTTCACCTTAGACTCTAGCTACATATTTGGATTCCACAACATTTTATAGCATGACTACCATTAGTGTTTCCTCTCTAGCTACacatcattttttcttttttcattccTTACATTATGTATAACAAAGACCAAAATTGCAAACCTCTCAAACCACCTGGTTTAATTACTACTAATTGAAGTTTTAAATCTACATAATTCTTTGTTTTAAAACGTCACATGTAGAGATTTATCATCCTAATTCAGATCGTGTGACCAATTTCTATAATTGATCAGTATCATCTTGTTGCCTTAGTTGTTTTCTTATAGTTAGATCAATAAGCAAAGTAGCAAATTCACTCCACCTTTTCAGAGATCCATTGATATGATtacatgaaaaaaataattttttcttaattaagtTATTGAACAAAAATTGGAGACATAATTTAATGAATTTAACCACGAGGAATTGAAGAAATACAAGTTTAAAGCTTTTCCATTTATTAGTTACATTCTTCcttattttcttaaataaataaaatgaagattAAAGCTACCTACATTGCATCATTACGACATTTTCAATTTCTACAAGTGCTTTCTATTTGTATGATCTTTGCATACCCTTTTGGAGTATGGTAATAATCGTCTAGTTAAGgaagtcacctgaagaattaaaaTGGTAGGTCTCATAGGCGACAAATAAGGTAGTTGCCTAAGCGATTGATGCAATTATTACCCAATCATATGAAAAATTACAAGGGAAGTTGCTTAGGCAAGGTCCATGACAAACATCACCTAGGTATAAGTCAGTCACCCAAACAAGGCAAACCACTTATTACCTAGTCACTCTAAAGACTAAATGGAGGGTCCCACGGATGAGATAGAAGTCAAACATTACCCGGGCAAGTAGTAGTTGCTTGGGGAATTAAAATGTGGGATCcccaaagggagaaaactcacaTTGCATTAGTTGACAAACCTAATTCATATTGCTCAATTCAAAATTTCTAAAAGTAAGGATTCATTGATAAAGAGTTGTAGATAATCAACTACAATATATACTAACATTAAAATAGGGGAGGAAATTTTATTGTTAGGTTGTCTTTTAAGTGAATTATTGTTTAGTTAAAGATTTTGGAGTCATTACGAGGCATGTTTTACAATTCTTGGAGTTGACTAGAAGATGAGAATAAATAAGtgttggggatgtgactcatattctgagtggaatgcatgtatcGGAGAAAGCACTATGAAGCGAGTTAGGGACCAAAAGAGAGATGTAGGGTGCAACCTTGAGggcaaaccattgacagtttcacTTGTGGACGTCATAGATTTTCGAATCCGAGATTAGTAGATTGGGAGTTTTTGGAGGAATTTTCTTTGGGGGATAGCTACATAAGTGTTTTAGATTAACTATAGGTCTTATGTACACATTAGATTGATATATAatgattattatgtaaccctagaaaGATTAAGCTTAGTGTAAACTtcattgatagtgaaaaatagcTGCTGCtcttgtggacgtaggcaaattgccgaaccatgtaaactATTATGttttgattattgctttcattgactctcattgttgagtgattacTATGTTCGTAcagttcatcattgagtgcttgcttGGCTGTTTCATGAGTTTTTGTGTCTTTCACTGTGCACATTCGACACTGATAATTGGTTTGTGAGGGCTGATTGGTGGGAACAACAATTGATATCAGACCCGGGTGATTGTTGGTGTGGTGCACaagaattggtatcagagtgaggagGTTGTTGTTTACACAACAATTAGTATTAGAGCTCTTGGTTCTCAATGGCTAGGATTTCTTCTGCAAGGTTCGAGGTTGGTAAGTTTGATAGAACAAGAAACTTCGGGTAGTGgcagaggagggtgaaggacttgctagtacAGCAAGGGATTATGAAGGGTCTATACGAAAAGAAGATGGAAAGCATGGACAacacaagttggaaggagttggaagcaaaAATTGTGTCCACATTTAGGTTATGTCTGgacgatgacgtgttgtatcttGTTATGGATGAGGACTCGTTGGTAGCGATTTGGCTGAAACTGGAGCaccggtatatgtccaagtcattgatgaacaagttgtatcttaagtaaaaattatattgccttaagatggcagagggttcagaCTTGActtagcacatcaacacatttaattagATCATTAATGATCTGGGGAAAGTTGATATGAAGTTCGAGGCGGAGGACAAAgcattgatgctgctgaattccctactTACGTTGTCTATATACGAGAATTTGGTTATGACGttgacttgggggaaagaaaccctaaaGTTGTAGGACATCTCAagtgcattgctggggttccatcaaaggaagaaggccagcgataagggttcacatggtgaagggctcatAGTAAAGGGTTATTAGGATTGCGGAAGAGGTAAGTCCTGAAGTggatcgagtggtaataaaactcaatccAGGAGGAGGAAGGACGTTCGttattttaagtgcgggaaactaTGGCAtataaaatcggattgtccagAGTGGGACAAGGGGAAGGCAAAAGCTTAGGAGGGTTTGTTAAAATCCGCGAATGTAATGGAGGAAGGGGACTTAAGGAGCAGTGATTGTGAGATGATTTctgtttcatcaggttcagaatgcctcacgagttcttggatcttagacttgGGATGTTCTTTTCATATGACTATGGATTGGTGAGTCCTAGTTTTATTTTGATGGGAAACGGTGCGGTCTGAAAAGTTGTCGGAATAGGGGATATTAGGATCATGATGTATGATGTTGTGGTAAGGACGTTGTGTGGGGTACGTAATGTAATGATCCGAATAATAATGGTGTTTAAATAATAGAGAAggagggaaatgaaaacagtaacagaaggaggcaaccgacttcatcgatgacgttgcattttggatgtaATAATCCCTAGAAATTTTTTttaggcctcgtcgatgaatacaggggttttgtcgatgagggttcttcaggatctcgtcgataaGGTcccgtttcgtcgatgagaagataccaagagaggatttttggggaAGTCCGAAATTCGTCGGCGAGGgtgcagattcgtcgatgaactctctacaggactcgtcgacgaggtgacatggctcgttgacgaatcccacagtataaatagcctaaatcagggttaaatgcataatttttcagctaaattctctcattttctctctcctacggtctctcccttctctctcttcgatttcggccctgttagttgctggatcgacgatctgaggccaccatgacgctcttggcaaagttttctttaaatttataggggcggatcattggtgggattgaattgagttttttcccagatttagggtaaggtattttattcaaaattaggctttccagcagttgtaggaaatgtggaagacgtagaaataatgatgttttgttctgtgatatatgattttcagggtgttgagtggagaacctggCGGGTGTAAGACCCATCATCGTGAGGGGTTTTTaataggaatcaggtaaaggaaatatgctatgctaggcaaatttAGAATGATTtccaatatagtatatatatttataccaaattattattcacaacagaagTTGTTATACGGtatattaattatgttaaatgttttaaaattactatgtggcatgagattataaATATAGCATAGAATCATGTTTACGAAATGAATACTGAAACAAGTTTTACAGTGTTTTCAGgtttatgttttacaaaatatacagatagtAGAATACtttacagtatctttcagaataccatgattatacagttttacagtactaTGACATAgagatttacagtttatttcagagatacagttaatatagttacagtttattacagcgtcatggttaatatagttattacaaaatcatggtaaaatagataattgtatataaaactgtactacatagtatcagaccctgttggaccatacaatttacagagcacggtaccgttgctatttataGTATAAAGTGCAACCGCTTATTCAGATAATATATGGtaggtaggtcgatcgtgcctagttgtggacaggcttcccatcagatatgggttgaggagggctgatatGACTGAtgaagtatagtggtttattctgGTCGGCCAATTAGGATAAATCCTGCTTACGGGctcataaccctgtcatgaggggttaaatcatgacatacagttatccacaaggaagttttcaactattatatgtatatacagttttacagtaacaatgggtgtacttatgtatagtagaagtattatgaatggaaaacctataaaaacggatatgttaagcaacatgggtacaAGTGGTGGTTTTATATGTGATTTGTGCTTGTCTTCtcatatttagttatacatgattatatagaaacaaatttttatagaattgtaactcatctgccacacactagtaatagcatatttcgtcttactgagcatcgtctcatcccattaaattattACTTTTCatgtgatccaagtaggcgagcagatcaggctcgcagatagaggggcttcagtactgccctgttagtagagtgagtatttttgggagtatttatgtatagccctagccagttgagggtattttgggaaacagttatatatgtatattttggggacacattttagcactctggtattgtatattttcctaattgtgtttatatgaattccgattcctgctgcttaggttgatggtttggtttagtctagtaggtatcagagcattataaatcttatagtatatatataaaaaaaagaattggaaaataaatagcaggtcgttacacgtaAGACATGTACCTGATCTACGGAAGAACGTGATATCATTGGGTGGTTTGAattgtaacgggtatagttacaagtctgaaggtgggATGAtgattgtagagacctgaacccataaaataagaaaggaaaaagggaatttcagtaggcttcatcgacgaactccatgTTCTCGTTGAAAAACGCCCTTCTGAGGTTCGTTTCCAAAAtttagagtctcgtcgacgaagagatccaaaACGTCCAGAAAATTGCTTCCTTCGTCGACAAGCGGCCTTGTGTGGCACATCGACGAAGACGTCATTTTATCGATAAATTTAAttgggtcaaggggtctataaataggatattgtgtttgcttcttcattaagaaacttaattcctctctttctctctctagaacccacacccaatgtctctctctctctttgatccttAATCATTCATTGGTCATTTCAACAATCGGAGTTATCGCGAGAATCAGGGAGCAAATATTTACAAGTCTAGCAGATTAGATTCTTAATCTCGAGTGTTTTTCAAGAAAtaagtaaggggatttgtttacatcagttattttcgaaatcTAAACCAGTAGAACTGTAGGTTATGAtattatgtacgatatgactgcttatttggaaaatttcaccaGGTGGAATTGCCGATTTTTGATTTTACGATTTTGacaaaaactagggttttgggatATGGCCTCCATTTTTCCTAAAACTCATTTCTCTATATTAAACCTTAAGTAGGAGGTGCTTGAAATCCTTGTTTTCGATTTAAATTATGTTCTTTTTAGAACCATATGCTATACTAATGTTTtttaaaccaaataagtgtggcatgagatgttaaatggaaatatactgaagtgagaaatatgattatgagatatgggaactgagttccaaattgttatcagGAAATGTAGAAAAGAGATGCCGGTTAAATACCGAGAGATGTATGTACCAAGGTTAAATCGAGAgctgtgtgccggtttataccaatgaatgaatgaatgaatgaattgtgAAAAGTACTAGAACTACTTAAATGCTTtataaatgaaaacatgttactgtaattttgatataaattgtatatatgatatatgaactgcttgagaaagcttgttaccAAGAAAGAGAGGTACCGTTGCTAGCATgagagatacagtgcaaccacacgttattcttgagtgtgggtatCAAACTAGTCaacttggtaagaagggccattAGTTGATCACGGACCAGGGTGGTGTAGGCCAAGTCGTACTGGAGGGAGTAGCGTGACTAGCCTGGTACCCCCATGTCtagatcagagcattataaacGCACAACCTAtaccataggggaagtaaatggtgatGATATTGAAAGTtcaggtgtagtcccaagaaggagGGTGAATtcggttatttaaaaatttcttttaattcttttcaagaattcttaatCACTAGTTACTTTAACAAACATATAGAAAAAGCTTTAGTTACTTAAGCAATCCACAACCCAatacttaaacaaacattcaaccaatcaacaatttaaagtaatcaatcacaaaataccaaatcaagatatagAATGCAACACTTTGCAATTTTCAgctttgtttgtagccctatgtatatatgtaagtcctgtattgatggatttgatttctcaatatgatacacaatatgaaatccaacactccttctaagaacttggactttaaataaacttctagttaattagtcttgggtgttaaccaatcaatgtactcccttacagttttcgcaatttgtattgatcaactaatatacttcctttcggtttccacaaatcccaaaattaaattaatctttagtttatttaatatccaatacACGTAGTGTATAAGATCAAAAGTTAaattcaaccacgcagttaatatatgctaaaaagtaaagagagtaaggaaggaaAGTGACACCactttttttacaaggttcagcttatcctcaacctacgtcatcgcctttggccaaaaccaccaaaggattccactaaaccactCCTTTCCGGGCAGAGCAAACCATTaaaagcgataccccacgctcaaacactcctttagtaggctagagcaatgcctctccaagtgataccccatactCGATCACTTCTTCAATAGGTTAAAGCAatccctctccaagcaataccccacgcttggttacaACGATACAATAACTCTAAACCattaagaagaaagaaacaaataGAAGATACTTGTGTACAAGAATCACTCTTAgacagagtaggttagtacaacaatcgAAAGATTTAGACTTTAAAGCACAATTTTGTGTGAGATGATCAGCAAGAACTCGTTTGAGTAAGCAGCAAGATGTGTGCAAGAAAGCCTTTGAGAGTTGGAAGCACTTGAGAGTATtagattgctgaaaatatttcttaGTAATTAAAATCCTtgtcttgggggctatttatagagtttaaaaagttaattccttgctccccaagtttacttggagtgttggtcaagtttacaaaaagattggagcccaagaaaccaattttaaaaattttcccattggcaaattttaaaattccttcAAGTGGCAGTCACCTAGCACGACTAGTCAGACGCTtgtatcagttatttttgaaagttAGAATACTGGTAGTTACCTGTCAAAACACAGGCAGGCGCCTATCAAGCTACCATCATGTGCCTAACACCTTTCTGTCTGCTGGTTCTTCAAAAAACACAAAATGATCAGTCGCTTGGGAATGTTGGGCAAGTTCCTGagctttcaaaaatatttgtttttttaagatttgactttgaaaactcttttcatttgagaccttcattatttataactttggaaatcatatttcaaggtctttaaaaatggtttcttaagattttaatttgtccttaaagagcttcaatactttttatatttagttttacttgaagtacttacataagacttccttaggacttttgacattctaagcactcaAGTCTTCTTGCTTGtcttccatcttgtcttcaagcttcaacatactttaagcttttagtaaGTCCTCTTTAACacccatgctctcatgatcttcaagctttaatagatcatctttgaatccatgccttttaagtattcttcatttgatcatctttctttgtaGTATGAGCTTTTATTGATCTTTgtaagcacttgaccttgtattctctttcttgagtcctatcacatcatcacttaaccaaatatgttaagttcctctgatttgttatcatcaaaacaagattttaagccttgtaaggctaataaatatgatgtttcaaagataaaatgagTTCATTaggcatatacatgatttaaaaataaaatgggcaaagttacaACTTTGAGTATCAAGCCGAGGGATCGTATAGTGTATGGACCTGTACCCTGCCCCAACCTCGGGGACTTTCGCTTGTAATGAGTCAAATTATCTTATGCAGGAATTATacatatcttctatattacatgtttgtgaatgatttaaatgtgtaactaTTTTCTACCGAagtaaactcatgtagtcacacactgatgtaatatgatccaccttactgagaaatgtctcaccccaatatacatatcttatttcaggTCCTGCAGGAAACCAGTCCTAGCGTTTTATAGGGATTTTGGAGCGTAGTTTTTTttgttagtttatgtaagttcttGTATATGTACTAGACTTTGGCCAGATTATCTTTTTGGGTTTCTAATAGCAGGTTATGTTTTAGTTATGTATGGCTGTATGTGAggaacagttagaaactctggtaagttttattagatgatgtatgttcatgttttccgctgtatatgaatgtgaagtTCAGTATGAAACACTCATTTTCCCCTTATTTGGGCGAGTAGAATATGTATGGTATCATagatatgcatgttatgtatgtatagtggCACTCTAGGCCTACGTGgtgggttggggcgttacaattggtatcagagcaatgttcAGCCGGAAGTGTGaagagattcacatcgcctggtcAGGGAAATGTTcaaagcttaggttgttaggaTTTGCATACGAGGGTGGATGACTTTACCAGAGTATTGGATAGGGATAGGACTTTCGAGTTTTGCTTAGTAGACCtagagacagaaatccattgacagacttTTATGTTTTTCTGATTCAATCGACtggttcataaaatcatggtaatccatcgacgattttgtttcTGAGTGGAGGGGCGAAACTTAAGCTAGAATGAGAGTATCAAGTAAGCAGAGTATGTCATTATTAGGAATGTTAAGTTATTGAAATAagtcttatagtattgtagtTGTAGTAGATATGTAAGGTActaagattctaaacaattttctcaattgtctcttcaggatggagtccagGGACAATATTGCgaaccctggtggcagtagtagtgagggggcTGGCCATGAGGCTGGTAGTGATACTACGGTGGTACTTTGTGACTTTGCCCAACAGTTTATGGCGGAGGTCATGCAGAGTTCTAGGGGGTAGGACCGTCCCACGGCTGAGCTGGGAGGTTCCTACCTTCGTGGGGAGTACAGACCCGATCTGAGCAGAGAATTGGATTCGGGAGATTAAGAAGATATTAGTTGTTCTACATTGCACGAATTAGTAGAGGGTGCTTTATGCAACATTCAAGTTGACTGGAGAAGTCGAGAGGTGGTGGGAATCAGTGAGGATGTTGGAGGAATAAAGGCTGGTACAGGGGCCGTTTCAGAGAGGTATTCTTTGAGCAATACTTTCTAGCCACTATCAGGAACGCAAAGATGAAGGAGTTTATGATCTTGACTCAGGGGTAGCTGATAGTTCAGCAGTATGCCACCCGATTCATGGAGTTATCGTGCTTTGCCCCATTTATGGTACCCGATGAGGTGAGAAAAGTTTGaaagtttgagaggggtctaaAGAAGGAGATTCGGAAGTAGACGGCGATCCTACAGATTCAGGACTTTGCTactctagtggataaagccactgtggcagaggagagcctgCAGGAGGACACAGAGGTTTAGATCCTGAAGAAGAGTCTAGTGCCTCCTAGTTCTTATTCAGGTGCGAGGCAGGGCATTTGGAAGAAATATAGTGGTGGCGAAGGCCAACAGTGAGAGAATGGCGATGGTACATCTTAGGGTACCACATCTTCCTCAGCTTGTCCTACTTGCGACAAGCAGCATGTAAGGAAGTGCCTGATAGGTTCAAGTGTTTTCTATCGGTGGGGTAAGCCAGGACATCTGATGCTTGATTGTGGCACACCGAGGAGAAACACACCCCCACAGCAGCTATATAGAGGAGGTACTCAAGCGCCACGTGGTGGATACCAGAGGGGTACAACCCAGgcaagggtgtattccctaactctTGGCGACATAGAGAACGCCAGAGATGTTGTGATAGgtaatatttatatgattttgaaTAAAGCTGTGGTACtatttgatttaggggcgacACATTCCTTTATTTCTCGAGGTTTTGTCATCTATGTGGGTTAGAGGTACAACTGTTAGATGATGAATTAGAAGTGGTTACGCTGTTAGGGTTAGTAGTCATATGTAGTAAGGTGTTGTTGGATTTcctagtagagattcaggggagggTACTACCAGTcagtttaattgtgtttaatatcacgacttcgatatcattctgggaatggactggctatcaaccagttatgctagtatcgattgctACAAGAGGGAGGTAGTATTCAGGCCTCCCGAGGAGTAGGAATTCAAGTTCGTaaggtcgtgtgtgcgttctgcatCACAGATCCTTACAACTATTTAGGCTAGGAGGTTACTtctggagggatgccaggggtacctagtGTTTGCGAAAGAAACGCTGAGAGAAGAACTTAAATTGGAAGAGATTCCTGTAGTAAGTGAGTTCCCAGGggtgcctcctgatcgtgaggtgaagTTCGCTATAGAGTTGACTCCAGGAACAACACCAATATCGAATGCTCCATATTGTATGGCTCTAGTAGAGTTGAGGGAATTGAAGGAGTAGCTGCAGGAGCTATTGGATAAGGGTtacattcgaccgagtgtttcaccttggggagcaccgatgttgtttatgaagaagaaggatgggtcgatgaggatgttcatcgactatagagagattaacaaggtgaaagta
This region of Malania oleifera isolate guangnan ecotype guangnan chromosome 10, ASM2987363v1, whole genome shotgun sequence genomic DNA includes:
- the LOC131165977 gene encoding tetrahydroberberine oxidase-like codes for the protein MKIPSFSLLISFIFLLLISSISWATSTRIHHENFLQCMYASGNSTSISKLIYTPINSTYKSVLQSSIQNLRFSTPTTPKPLLVVTPLHESHIQAAIFCAKKHRLQIRIRSGGHDFEGLSYVSEAPFAIVDLTNLRSVSVDVKSSTAWVQAGATIGELYYNIAGKSRTLGFPGGVYTTVGVGGQFSAGGWGVLLRKHGLAADNVIDARLIDVNGKILDRESMGEDLFWAIRGGGGASFGVILAWKLKLVQVPPTVTVFTVYRTLEQNATELVHRWQNVASKLHEDVFSRVSVGVVNSTGNDKKRSLRISFSFLYLGGATKLFQLMQESFPELGLLKEDCLEMSWIQSTLYAVGFPIEGPFEVLLNRTPYTREFFKSKSDYVREPISEIELEGLWEKFYHADGVEVPEMFMTAFGGRMSEISESEIPFPHRAGNIYQVQYKVGWKEEGRAASRRHVEWIRRLYSHMAPFVSKFPRAAYMNYRDLDLGSNGKGSASYGRASVWGLKYFKNNFNRLVHVKSVVDPGNFFMFEQSIPSLPAWRKKGD